The Gemmatimonadaceae bacterium genome contains a region encoding:
- a CDS encoding carboxypeptidase-like regulatory domain-containing protein → MRPLSPFLRRRGLAAARQLLLLGFVAVGTPLLGVPAAAAAQAATTPARSGRLRGLVIDSLSGRMLPGALVQIVGDGGSTFVATATADAFGEYVVRNVPAGRYMLGFQHPLLDSLGIEAPARAALVRDTEEVRVDLAVPSPARLRRSICGAVPGALIMGFVRDVQRNRAVDSASVAGEWLEYALGRTGVTATRPRRVSTSFASGFYALCSMPSPGTVVLRASKNADSTGAIEVNVSATGFVRQDLVIGSGTAAAKGRIAGAVTTRDGAPVVGAQVALIDGPNARTNERGEWAITGAPTGTRLLEVRAVGFYPDKRLLTVSEATPRVDSRLETLKAVLDTMKVVANLGPNIVAEFSQRRRTLPGRFLGPEDIARRGATQVSELFKSVPGTYLEVLLPTDTVSQFNGGAVQNVGSDNQLRITMRGGFSEKCLPTVWVNGLQLMEPTAADLDGVMQPGDLIGVEVYGPTQVPAQFRVVANGCGAIVFWRRR, encoded by the coding sequence ATGCGTCCGCTCTCCCCTTTTCTGCGTCGGCGTGGTCTCGCCGCGGCCCGCCAACTCCTGCTCCTCGGCTTCGTGGCCGTTGGCACGCCGCTCCTTGGCGTGCCGGCCGCCGCCGCCGCGCAGGCAGCGACCACGCCCGCCCGCAGCGGCCGACTCCGCGGCCTGGTGATCGACAGCCTCTCCGGGCGCATGCTCCCCGGCGCGCTCGTGCAGATCGTGGGCGACGGCGGCTCCACGTTCGTGGCGACGGCCACCGCCGATGCCTTCGGCGAGTACGTCGTACGCAATGTGCCGGCCGGGCGCTACATGCTGGGCTTTCAGCATCCCCTGCTCGATTCGCTGGGCATCGAAGCGCCGGCGCGCGCCGCGCTGGTGCGCGACACCGAGGAAGTGCGCGTCGATCTCGCGGTGCCCTCGCCGGCGCGGTTGCGGCGCTCGATCTGCGGCGCCGTCCCCGGGGCGCTCATCATGGGCTTTGTGCGCGATGTGCAGCGGAACCGCGCCGTAGACAGCGCCAGCGTGGCCGGCGAATGGCTTGAGTACGCGCTCGGTCGCACGGGGGTCACGGCCACGCGGCCGCGACGCGTCTCGACGTCGTTTGCGAGTGGCTTCTATGCGCTCTGCTCGATGCCCAGTCCGGGTACGGTCGTACTGCGCGCCTCAAAGAATGCCGACAGCACCGGCGCAATTGAAGTGAACGTGAGCGCCACCGGCTTCGTGCGGCAGGATCTCGTCATCGGGTCCGGCACCGCCGCGGCCAAGGGGCGCATTGCCGGTGCGGTGACGACGCGTGACGGCGCGCCCGTGGTGGGCGCGCAGGTGGCGCTCATTGATGGCCCGAACGCCCGGACGAATGAACGCGGGGAGTGGGCCATCACGGGCGCGCCCACCGGCACGCGGCTGCTCGAAGTGCGCGCGGTGGGCTTCTATCCCGACAAGCGCCTGCTGACGGTGAGCGAGGCCACGCCGCGCGTGGACTCGCGACTCGAGACGCTCAAGGCGGTGCTCGACACCATGAAGGTCGTGGCGAATCTCGGGCCGAACATCGTGGCCGAATTCAGTCAACGCCGCCGGACCCTACCGGGGCGCTTCCTGGGTCCCGAAGACATTGCACGGCGCGGCGCCACGCAGGTGTCGGAGCTGTTCAAGTCCGTGCCGGGCACCTATCTCGAAGTGCTGTTGCCCACGGACACCGTGAGCCAGTTCAACGGTGGTGCGGTGCAGAACGTCGGCAGCGACAACCAGCTCCGGATCACCATGCGCGGCGGCTTTTCCGAGAAGTGCCTGCCCACCGTGTGGGTGAACGGCCTGCAGCTCATGGAGCCCACGGCCGCCGACCTCGATGGCGTGATGCAGCCCGGGGATCTGATCGGCGTCGAGGTCTATGGCCCCACGCAGGTGCCGGCGCAGTTCCGCGTGGTGGCGAACGGCTGCGGCGCCATCGTGTTCTGGCGACGTCGCTAG